A genomic stretch from Pelodiscus sinensis isolate JC-2024 chromosome 23, ASM4963464v1, whole genome shotgun sequence includes:
- the UTS2 gene encoding urotensin-2 — protein sequence MHRLVFCCLVIISLSCPLLSLPVIDSSEMSYQRSADEDAGLNVEQLDSLGGASLFQTLPKLLGAQTEHSPSKAGLSPSSYNPRENVKEVFYGSHPPNALLSRLLAKDRKQNKKRGNLSECFWKYCV from the exons ATGCATAGGCTGGTATTCTGCTGTCTCGTTATTATCAGCCTCTCATGTCCTCTCTTGTCTCTCCCTGTTATCGACTCCAGTGAGATGTCCTATCAGCGCTCAG CTGATGAAGATGCAGGATTAAATGTGGAGCAACTGGATAGCTTGGGAGGAGCTTCTCTGTTTCAGACTTTGCCAAAGCTCCTGGGGGCACAAACTGAGCACAGTCCCAGCAAAGCAG GTCTCAGCCCCAGCAGCTACAATCCAAGGGAAAATGTGAAAGAG GTTTTCTATGGAAGTCACCCTCCAAATGCTTTGCTGAGCCGCCTGCTGGCCAAGGACAGGAAACAGAATAAGAAACGTGGGAACCTCTCCGAGTGCTTCTGGAAATACTGCGTGTAG